The Pyxidicoccus sp. MSG2 DNA segment CGCAGCCGGGAGCAGGTGCTGCCGGCGTCGGTGCTCGCGGGCGCGGCGCTGCGGCTGGACGGAGTGTTGTTGGACGGGCGGCTGGATGTCTGGGTGGACGTGGCGGCGGGGCAGGGGCGTGAGGTGCTCCGGTTGGACCCGGGAGGCTCGGTGCCGGTGCGCCACCGCACGCTGCTGCTGGGCGCCGCGGTGGGGCCCTCGTGGTGGTGGGGGCCCGTGGGCTTCTCCACCGGCCCGCGTGTGGCCGGTCTATGGCTCCAGCGCTCCTTCCAGTTGGAGTTGTTGAGCCGGGACGAGCGCTACCTCACGGTGTGGCCCGGCTGGATGGCGGGACTGTCCTGGCGCTTCAGCCCGGCGTTCGTGGTGGATGCGAAGGCGCAGTTGCTGTGGGCCTATGTCCCGGTGGACGGGCAGACGCGCATGGTGGGCTTCGGAGGCCTGATGCTGGGCGGAGGGTATCGGTTCTGATGCGCACGCCAGGACGGAAGAAGGCACTCGGCCTGCTGTGGCTGGCCCTCGCGGGCTGCGGCGGCTTCAACAACGTCCCGCTGGAGTCCGGCACGGTGCGCGGGCGAATCGTCGGCGCCGAGGCCGACGTGGCGATGGTGAGCCTGCTGGGCCAGCCCGAGCTGCGCGTCGGGGTGGATGCAGACGGCCGCTTCGAACTGGCCGGCGTGCCCGCCACCACCGTGGAACTCTTCGTGGTGGCCTCGCGCACGCGCGCGGCCCGCTCGAAGGTGGTGGCGCAGGGCGCACGCGTCACCGACGTGGGCGACATCCAGCCCGGGCCCGGCGCCTTCATCACCGTGCGCGTGTCGGACGGCAATGGAGGCATCCCCTCCCGCGCCGAGGTGGAGGTGGATGGCACGGTGCTGGACGACATCAAGGTGGACGCCACCAGCGGCGAGGTGCGCGTGGGCCCGCTGCCCGCCGGCTGCTACGAGCTGGAGGTGAAGGCGGACGACGTGGAGGACGTGGAGGAGGACGTCTGCGTCCGCGAGGGCGAGGAGCTGGTGCGCTCCATCATCCTCCAGTCCGATGGCCACGGTGGGGACGACGACGGCGGGAGCGATGACCCCGATGGCGGCAGTGACGACCCCGACGGCGGGGACGACCACCCGTGAGCGTCACCGGCCTCCGCGCGCCGCCAGGTCGATGAAGCCGCGAATCCAGATGAGATTCACGGCGTGGCACTTCGCCAGCGGCGTGGGCGTCGTGGTCTCCAGCGCCGTCGCGAAGGGGACGCCCTGGCGCATGTACCAGTCGGTGATGCTGCCGTCGTGGTACTCGATGAGGCCGTCCGCGTCGGTAACGTTGTTCTCGTCCACCTTCTGGTTGCGCACCACGGTGACGTGGCGGGCGGCCGCGTCCACCAGCGGGCGGTAGGCCTTCTTGTCCCCGAAGGTGTACGCGTACGTCGCCTCGCCGCCCAGGTAGTTGTCCTGGTGGATGTCGAGCGCGGCGTTCGGCGGCGGGAAGCGCGCCAGGTCCGAGCGCACCGCGCGCGTCTCCTTCGGGCCACCGTCGAACAGCACCCAGCGGAGGATGGGCTGCGGGCGGTTCAGCTCGCCCTTCCACTCGCCGGGCGCCACCTCGTAGCGCATGAAGTCGTTGTTGGGTTTCTCACCGCTGCGGTTGTAGCGGGTGCCGTCCTCGAAGCCGGAGGGGTTGATACACGGGTAGACGCGCAGCCCCACGCCGCGCTCGCGCGCGTAGGCCACCACCTCCGGGAAGTGCTCGGCCAGCGTCAGCGGGCCGGCGGGTTCCTCCCCATGGAAGCCGGAGGTGATGACCAGCCAACGTTCACCCGGGACGGTGAGCCGGAAGAGCGGGTACTCGAGGCCCCCTTCCGTGACGCGGCCGTACTCGGCGACCTCCGCGAGCGTCACGAAGGAGCGGATGCGCTGGGCGTAGTCGGTGTAATTCACGGCTTGAAGCTAGCCGTGGCGCGGCCGGCCGCCCACCCATTCCCACCTCCGTACGGGGGCGGGGCGTTCAGTGCTCCACTGCGCCCGGGCCCGTCTTCGGTGACGGGCCCGTCCGGGCGTTCACTTGACGCCCGTGCGCTCACGGAACTCGGTGGC contains these protein-coding regions:
- a CDS encoding carboxypeptidase regulatory-like domain-containing protein; translated protein: MRTPGRKKALGLLWLALAGCGGFNNVPLESGTVRGRIVGAEADVAMVSLLGQPELRVGVDADGRFELAGVPATTVELFVVASRTRAARSKVVAQGARVTDVGDIQPGPGAFITVRVSDGNGGIPSRAEVEVDGTVLDDIKVDATSGEVRVGPLPAGCYELEVKADDVEDVEEDVCVREGEELVRSIILQSDGHGGDDDGGSDDPDGGSDDPDGGDDHP